From Primulina huaijiensis isolate GDHJ02 unplaced genomic scaffold, ASM1229523v2 scaffold41251, whole genome shotgun sequence, one genomic window encodes:
- the LOC140969374 gene encoding GDSL esterase/lipase At5g03980-like, with translation MAHQRALAAFLFLVCCASLSIVNAHLLKVCKFDRIYQLGDSISDTGNLIREYPIGVNTAFARLPYGETFFKNATGRCSNGFLMIDYIAKDAGLPLLSPYRNSTADFKHGVNFAVAGSTALSSQVLASKKILNPVTNSSLDVQLGWMSSHFDSICFDHRDCVEKLHDALFMVGEIGGNDYNYAIFQGKSIEELKSMVPDIVNTIMEGVKKVIGFGATRVVVPGNFPIGCLPIYQTAFRSNVSIAYDENQCLKQLNDFATYHNQQLQQAIHKLQREIPNAMIIYGDYYNAYQFLLNFARFYGFDTERACCGIGGKYNFDLTRMCGADGVEVCSDPHRYMSWDGVHLTQEGYKIMSAWLINEIFHKLHCHF, from the exons ATGGCTCATCAACGGGCTCTCGCCGCCTTCTTGTTTCTTGTTTGTTGTGCTTCACTATCCATTGTTAATGCTCATCTATTGAAAGTTTGCAAGTTTGATCGGATCTATCAGCTTGGAGATTCGATTTCTGACACTGGAAATTTGATACGTGAGTATCCTATCGGAGTCAACACTGCCTTCGCAAGACTTCCCTATGGTGAAACTTTTTTCAAGAACGCCACGGGTCGTTGTTCGAATGGTTTTCTTATGATCGACTATAtag CCAAGGATGCTGGTCTTCCATTGCTTTCGCCTTACAGAAACTCAACAGCAGACTTCAAACATGGAGTCAACTTTGCGGTTGCAGGCTCTACCGCGTTATCATCACAAGTTCTGGCAAGCAAAAAAATTCTGAATCCTGTCACGAATTCTTCTCTCGATGTACAGTTGGGTTGGATGTCGTCTCATTTCGATTCTATCTGCTTTGATCATAGAG ATTGTGTTGAGAAACTTCATGATGCCCTTTTCATGGTTGGAGAAATCGGTGGGAATGATTACAACTACGCAATCTTTCAAGGCAAATCGATTGAAGAGCTAAAAAGCATGGTGCCGGATATTGTTAATACCATTATGGAGGGAGTCAAG AAAGTGATTGGTTTTGGGGCTACGAGAGTGGTGGTTCCGGGAAACTTCCCCATCGGCTGCCTCCCAATCTACCAAACGGCTTTCCGGTCCAATGTCTCCATAGCATATGATGAGAACCAATGCCTTAAACAGTTGAATGACTTCGCAACATACCACAACCAGCAACTCCAACAAGCCATCCACAAACTACAACGAGAGATACCAAATGCCATGATCATCTATGGAGATTATTACAACGCCTATCAATTTCTGCTCAACTTTGCACGATTTTACG GATTTGATACGGAAAGGGCTTGTTGTGGGATTGGAGGCAAATACAATTTCGACTTGACAAGAATGTGTGGAGCTGATGGTGTTGAAGTATGCTCGGATCCTCATCGATACATGAGTTGGGACGGAGTGCATTTAACTCAAGAA